A section of the Malus sylvestris chromosome 17, drMalSylv7.2, whole genome shotgun sequence genome encodes:
- the LOC126610523 gene encoding LOB domain-containing protein 25-like yields the protein MASSSTSSYTNSPCAACKFLRRKCMPDCIFAPYFPPEEPQKFANVHKIFGASNVSKLLNEVHPHQREDAVNSLAYEAEARMKDPVYGCVGAISVLQRQVIRLQKELDETNADLVRYASSYNHEILLPTSQSERSSSSRVRGGGSLGQNSGSYFDPPWNRNAYGDRNYERGGGEGDI from the coding sequence ATGGCTTCATCGAGTACGAGTAGTTATACAAATTCTCCTTGTGCTGCGTGCAAGTTCTTGAGGAGAAAATGCATGCCGGATTGCATATTTGCACCCTATTTCCCACCGGAGGAGCCCCAAAAGTTTGCCAATGTTCACAAGATATTTGGTGCAAGTAATGTGAGTAAGCTTCTCAATGAAGTCCACCCCCACCAGAGAGAAGATGCGGTGAACTCTTTGGCCTACGAAGCTGAGGCTCGGATGAAAGATCCTGTCTACGGATGTGTTGGAGCCATCTCAGTACTCCAAAGGCAAGTCATTCGCCTTCAGAAGGAGTTGGACGAGACTAATGCTGATCTCGTCCGGTATGCCAGCAGCTACAACCATGAAATATTGCTGCCAACATCTCAGTCCGAGAGGTCTAGTAGTAGTAGGGTTCGTGGAGGAGGGTCTCTAGGTCAAAATTCTGGTTCGTATTTTGATCCACCATGGAATAGAAATGCTTATGGAGATAGAAATtatgagagaggaggaggagaaggagataTATAA